The proteins below come from a single Streptomyces spongiicola genomic window:
- a CDS encoding DUF692 domain-containing protein, whose product MKHLDRLGTGIGWRPEIAAAVERLPGLDWVEVVAENVCPGHLPDSLRRLRERGVTVVPHGVSLGLGGAGRPDPRRLADLAERAEALGAPLVTEHIAFVRAGGALTASPPLEAGHLLPVPRTRDALDVLCENVRIAQDGLPVPLALENIAALISWPGEEMTEGRFLAELVERTGVRLLVDVANLHTNRVNRAEDPLRALDELPVEAIAYVHVAGGVERDGVWHDSHAHPVPRPVLDLLAELCSRTDPPGVLLERDDAFPPGEELAAELDVIRAVLDSPPRRAPGTRAADGPAPGALAGLPDGARGAAGRDTADTAHPAGRANPADDAHRADDADTTHDAYPSDDVDTTDTTDATDATDATDATDAADAADGCSATGAADGCSAAHEPVSPAGATAQCRAPDDIARERLGLAQAALLSALVAGTPAPEGFDARRLRVQSRALAAKRADVVARVAPELPQILGTGYRPAYLGYATSRPMRGGYRRDALDFAEQLLAAGRPEDPVARRRLAQWWRDRAGPRPPRRATRFVRAARAALVRR is encoded by the coding sequence ATGAAGCACCTCGACAGGCTCGGCACCGGTATCGGCTGGCGCCCGGAGATCGCCGCCGCCGTGGAGCGGCTGCCCGGTCTCGACTGGGTCGAGGTCGTCGCGGAGAACGTCTGCCCCGGCCATCTCCCCGACTCGCTACGGCGGTTGAGGGAGCGCGGCGTCACGGTCGTCCCGCACGGTGTCTCCCTGGGACTCGGCGGGGCGGGACGGCCGGACCCGCGCCGGCTGGCCGATCTGGCCGAACGCGCCGAGGCACTGGGGGCGCCGCTCGTGACCGAGCACATCGCGTTCGTCCGCGCCGGCGGCGCGCTGACCGCCTCGCCCCCGCTCGAGGCCGGGCACCTGCTCCCCGTCCCGCGCACCCGGGACGCGCTCGACGTCCTCTGCGAGAACGTCCGCATCGCACAGGACGGCCTGCCCGTGCCGCTCGCCCTGGAGAACATCGCCGCCCTGATCTCCTGGCCCGGCGAGGAGATGACGGAGGGCCGGTTCCTGGCGGAGCTCGTCGAACGCACCGGGGTGCGGCTGCTGGTCGACGTCGCCAATCTGCACACCAACCGCGTCAACCGGGCCGAGGACCCGCTCCGGGCCCTGGACGAGCTGCCCGTCGAGGCGATCGCGTACGTCCATGTCGCCGGCGGAGTGGAGCGCGACGGCGTCTGGCACGACAGCCACGCCCACCCGGTGCCGCGGCCGGTCCTCGACCTCCTCGCCGAACTGTGCTCGCGCACCGACCCGCCAGGGGTGCTGCTGGAGCGGGACGACGCCTTCCCTCCCGGGGAGGAGCTGGCCGCGGAACTGGACGTGATCCGCGCGGTCCTCGACTCGCCCCCACGACGCGCACCGGGCACCCGGGCGGCGGACGGGCCGGCGCCCGGGGCCCTCGCGGGGCTCCCGGACGGTGCCCGCGGGGCGGCCGGGCGGGACACGGCGGACACGGCGCACCCGGCAGGCAGAGCAAACCCGGCGGACGACGCGCACCGAGCGGACGACGCGGACACGACGCACGACGCGTACCCGTCGGACGACGTGGACACGACGGACACGACAGACGCGACGGACGCGACGGACGCGACGGACGCGACGGACGCGGCGGACGCGGCGGACGGGTGCAGCGCGACAGGCGCGGCGGACGGGTGCAGCGCGGCGCACGAGCCGGTGTCCCCGGCCGGCGCGACGGCGCAGTGCCGCGCTCCGGACGACATCGCGCGGGAGCGCCTCGGGCTCGCACAGGCCGCCCTGCTGTCCGCGCTCGTCGCCGGGACGCCGGCGCCGGAGGGGTTCGACGCCCGGCGGCTGAGGGTGCAGAGCCGGGCGCTCGCCGCCAAGCGGGCCGACGTCGTCGCCAGGGTGGCGCCAGAACTGCCGCAGATCCTCGGCACCGGCTACCGGCCCGCGTACCTCGGCTACGCCACGTCCCGCCCGATGCGCGGCGGCTACCGGCGGGACGCGCTGGACTTCGCCGAGCAGTTGCTCGCCGCGGGGCGGCCCGAGGACCCGGTCGCCCGCCGCCGGCTCGCCCAGTGGTGGAGGGACCGGGCGGGGCCCCGTCCACCGCGCCGCGCGACGCGCTTCGTCCGCGCAGCCCGAGCCGCCCTCGTCAGGAGGTGA
- a CDS encoding DUF4142 domain-containing protein, which translates to MRRVNGTALIIAALVATVGALAFPVWSYADRSGTGQANLNASSVGTQWGPLTATDRDFLVKVRLAGLWELPAGQQALERAPTQAIKDAGDHLIVGHTDLDQRARDVAAKLGVELPNVPTEQQQGWLRELSAASGREYEYKFANLLRNAHGKVFALIAQVRHSTRNTLIRQLASDANQTVLDHITMLENTGMVDFDAIANEAAGAATASPTGPPPPDGNLPPAPTPAVPPGGIETTSEPSTQPGPPTAVNTNRPAPGASS; encoded by the coding sequence CTGCGTCGCGTCAACGGGACAGCCCTCATCATCGCGGCACTGGTCGCCACAGTGGGCGCGCTCGCTTTCCCCGTATGGTCCTACGCCGACCGGTCCGGGACTGGCCAGGCCAATCTCAACGCCTCGTCCGTGGGAACCCAGTGGGGGCCGCTGACGGCGACCGACCGCGACTTCCTGGTCAAGGTGCGGCTCGCCGGGCTGTGGGAGCTGCCCGCCGGTCAGCAGGCACTCGAGCGTGCCCCGACCCAGGCGATCAAGGATGCGGGCGACCATCTCATCGTCGGTCACACCGACCTCGACCAGCGTGCCCGCGACGTGGCGGCGAAGCTGGGCGTGGAGCTGCCGAACGTGCCCACCGAGCAGCAGCAGGGCTGGCTGAGGGAGCTGTCGGCGGCCAGCGGCCGCGAGTACGAGTACAAGTTCGCAAACCTGCTGCGCAACGCCCACGGCAAGGTGTTCGCCCTCATCGCCCAGGTCCGCCACAGCACCCGCAACACCCTGATCCGTCAGCTCGCGTCCGACGCGAACCAGACCGTGCTGGACCACATCACCATGCTCGAGAACACCGGCATGGTGGACTTCGACGCGATCGCCAACGAGGCCGCGGGCGCTGCGACGGCCAGCCCCACGGGGCCGCCGCCGCCGGACGGCAACCTGCCCCCGGCGCCCACCCCGGCCGTGCCGCCCGGCGGGATCGAGACCACCTCGGAACCCTCGACCCAGCCGGGGCCGCCGACCGCCGTCAACACCAACCGGCCGGCACCGGGCGCGAGCAGCTGA
- a CDS encoding peptidyl-tRNA hydrolase — translation MRQEPVPRDEAPQFVLPLVVRIERNEPPSRTDALETAARAVVLMLSDARSSGDGEWAARVRDWQDGRIRKVVRRARGAEWRKASELPGITAAGGGAEVRVFPPVPLDGWPRELSKLQVSGTELEDRGQPVGDAGPGCALLWLNPGLHMSTGKEMAQVGHGAQLLWWDMDEAGRTAWRDAGFPLAVRTAAAGRWAELAARGLPTVRDAGFTEVAPGSVTVVAEHPVRH, via the coding sequence TTGCGTCAGGAGCCGGTGCCGCGCGATGAGGCCCCCCAGTTCGTCCTGCCGCTCGTGGTCCGGATCGAGCGGAACGAGCCGCCGTCCCGCACCGACGCGCTGGAGACCGCCGCCCGCGCGGTCGTGCTGATGCTCTCCGACGCGCGGTCGTCCGGGGACGGCGAATGGGCGGCGCGCGTACGGGACTGGCAGGACGGCCGGATCCGCAAGGTGGTACGCAGGGCGCGCGGCGCCGAGTGGCGCAAGGCGTCGGAGCTGCCCGGCATCACGGCGGCCGGGGGCGGTGCCGAGGTGCGGGTGTTCCCGCCGGTGCCACTGGACGGCTGGCCCAGGGAGTTGTCGAAGCTCCAGGTGTCGGGCACGGAACTGGAGGATCGCGGACAGCCGGTCGGCGACGCCGGACCCGGCTGTGCCCTGCTCTGGCTCAACCCCGGGCTGCACATGTCGACGGGCAAGGAGATGGCGCAGGTCGGGCACGGGGCGCAGCTGCTGTGGTGGGACATGGACGAGGCCGGGCGGACGGCGTGGCGGGACGCCGGCTTCCCGCTCGCCGTCCGGACCGCCGCCGCCGGCCGCTGGGCCGAACTCGCCGCGCGCGGCCTGCCGACGGTCCGGGACGCGGGTTTCACGGAGGTCGCCCCGGGCTCCGTGACGGTCGTCGCCGAGCACCCGGTGCGGCACTGA
- a CDS encoding S1 family peptidase — protein sequence MSHRRIPKRKAILAGAGAVGIAAAAVLLPNANASQSGSEDERTAPRKLSAASAADLLQQLGRQLGESYGGAYYDASKQQLIVNIVGDDNDVEIEVKRAGAVARSVQNSFSTLKSATRTLSSEATVPGTAWAIDPRNNQILVTADRTVTGERWNTVESAVESLGDGVARIQKSKGEFKPLLEGGDAIFSNGGARCSLGFNVTTQDGQSGFLTAGHCTAASEQWSEQQGGQPVATAQESVFPGEGDFALVTYDDPNTEAPSAVDLGDGRALEIGQAADAAVGQEVFRMGSTTGLNGGQVTGLNATVNYAEGTVTGLIQTNVCAEPGDSGGALFTRDGNAIGLTSGGSGDCTSGGETFFQPVTTALEAVGAQIG from the coding sequence TTGAGTCACAGGCGTATACCCAAGCGGAAGGCGATACTCGCCGGAGCCGGAGCGGTGGGCATCGCCGCAGCCGCAGTACTGCTGCCGAATGCCAACGCTTCGCAGTCCGGGTCCGAGGACGAGCGGACCGCTCCCAGAAAGCTGAGTGCGGCATCTGCCGCGGATCTCCTCCAGCAGCTGGGCAGGCAACTCGGCGAGTCCTACGGCGGCGCGTACTACGACGCGTCGAAGCAGCAGCTCATCGTGAACATCGTCGGCGATGACAACGATGTGGAGATCGAGGTCAAGCGGGCCGGTGCGGTGGCCCGCAGCGTGCAGAACAGCTTCTCCACCCTGAAGTCCGCCACCCGTACGCTCTCCAGCGAGGCCACGGTGCCGGGCACGGCCTGGGCCATCGACCCCAGGAACAACCAGATCCTGGTGACCGCCGACCGCACCGTCACCGGCGAACGGTGGAACACCGTCGAGTCGGCCGTGGAGTCGCTGGGCGACGGGGTCGCCCGGATCCAGAAGTCGAAGGGCGAGTTCAAGCCCCTGCTGGAGGGCGGCGACGCCATCTTCAGCAACGGCGGTGCGCGCTGCTCGCTCGGCTTCAACGTCACGACCCAGGACGGGCAGTCCGGCTTCCTCACGGCAGGCCACTGCACAGCCGCCTCCGAGCAGTGGTCCGAGCAGCAGGGCGGCCAGCCGGTCGCCACCGCCCAGGAGTCCGTCTTCCCCGGTGAGGGCGACTTCGCGCTGGTGACGTACGACGACCCGAACACCGAGGCACCGAGCGCCGTCGACCTCGGCGACGGACGGGCCCTGGAGATCGGGCAGGCGGCAGACGCGGCCGTCGGCCAGGAGGTCTTCCGCATGGGCAGCACCACCGGCCTCAACGGCGGGCAGGTGACCGGGCTGAACGCCACCGTGAACTACGCCGAGGGCACCGTCACCGGTCTGATCCAGACCAACGTCTGCGCCGAACCGGGCGACAGCGGCGGAGCGCTGTTCACCAGGGACGGCAACGCCATCGGCCTCACGTCCGGCGGCAGCGGCGACTGCACCTCCGGCGGCGAGACCTTCTTCCAGCCGGTGACGACCGCGCTGGAGGCGGTGGGCGCGCAGATCGGCTGA
- a CDS encoding alkaline phosphatase PhoX, with translation MTAERRQQAAGTAGSGGAEAPDRPGAPSATRRRILAGSGAAVAGIAFTGVFSELFAGTAAARGHRGYGPLVPDPRGLLDLPKGFRYRVLSREGEPLRSGEGPVPGRHDGMTALRGRRGRIHLVRNHENRHSAGLGVPAVEGLTYDPAAKGGCTALTLDGRGDVLDERVAVAGTAVNCAGGPTPWGTWLTCEENEDQAGTNGYTKDHGFVFEVDGADPRRTGAVPLTALGRFQHEAVAVDPRRGVVYETEDAFDRPFGLFYRFLPERPLGGTGSLRAGGRLEAMRVPGVPDLSAIQETGARFDGVQWVPVPDPQARQTPVRLQDFGPRGITHAQKLEGCYWGGSSVYFVCSFARSTDGSAADHFGQVWRYEPERRRLTLVVVFGPATDLQLPGESPDNICLAPGGGLMVCEDGNGAQHVYGLTRRGEVYAMARNRQNTGTPEEPEWGEFAGVTFSPDGGTMYVNCYTPGTTFAVTGPWH, from the coding sequence ATGACCGCAGAACGCAGGCAGCAAGCAGCGGGGACCGCCGGGAGCGGGGGCGCCGAAGCGCCGGACCGCCCCGGCGCCCCCTCCGCGACACGGCGTCGGATCCTCGCCGGATCGGGTGCCGCGGTCGCCGGCATCGCCTTCACCGGCGTCTTCTCCGAGTTGTTCGCGGGGACCGCCGCCGCCCGAGGCCACCGCGGATACGGCCCCCTCGTCCCCGACCCCCGGGGCCTGCTCGACCTGCCGAAAGGTTTCCGCTATCGGGTGCTCTCCCGTGAGGGCGAGCCGCTGCGCTCCGGCGAGGGCCCGGTGCCCGGCCGCCACGACGGCATGACCGCACTGCGCGGACGCCGCGGCAGGATCCATCTCGTCCGCAACCACGAGAACCGGCACAGCGCCGGCCTCGGCGTCCCCGCGGTCGAGGGCCTCACCTACGACCCGGCGGCCAAGGGCGGCTGCACGGCACTGACCCTCGACGGCCGCGGCGACGTCCTGGACGAGCGCGTGGCCGTCGCGGGCACCGCCGTCAACTGCGCGGGCGGGCCCACGCCCTGGGGCACCTGGCTCACCTGCGAGGAGAACGAGGACCAGGCCGGCACCAACGGCTACACCAAGGACCACGGCTTCGTCTTCGAGGTGGACGGCGCCGATCCCCGCCGTACCGGCGCCGTACCGCTGACCGCGCTGGGCCGCTTCCAGCACGAGGCAGTCGCCGTCGATCCGCGCCGCGGCGTCGTCTACGAGACGGAGGACGCCTTCGACCGGCCGTTCGGGCTGTTCTACCGCTTCCTGCCGGAGAGACCGCTCGGCGGCACCGGCTCGCTGCGCGCGGGCGGACGGCTGGAGGCGATGCGGGTCCCGGGGGTGCCGGACCTGTCCGCGATCCAGGAGACCGGGGCACGCTTCGACGGAGTCCAGTGGGTCCCCGTGCCCGATCCGCAGGCGCGTCAGACCCCCGTGCGGCTACAGGACTTCGGCCCGAGGGGCATCACCCACGCCCAGAAACTCGAGGGCTGCTACTGGGGCGGCTCGTCCGTCTACTTCGTGTGCAGTTTCGCCCGCAGCACCGACGGGTCGGCCGCCGACCACTTCGGGCAGGTGTGGCGGTACGAACCGGAGCGGCGGCGGCTGACCCTGGTCGTCGTCTTCGGCCCGGCGACCGACCTGCAACTGCCCGGTGAGTCCCCGGACAACATCTGCCTCGCCCCGGGCGGCGGGCTGATGGTGTGCGAGGACGGCAACGGCGCCCAGCACGTGTACGGGCTGACCAGGCGGGGCGAAGTGTACGCGATGGCGCGCAACCGCCAGAACACCGGCACCCCGGAGGAACCCGAGTGGGGCGAGTTCGCGGGCGTGACGTTCTCACCGGACGGCGGGACCATGTACGTCAACTGCTACACGCCCGGTACGACGTTCGCGGTGACCGGCCCCTGGCACTGA
- a CDS encoding OsmC family protein encodes MATTRQAHTVWEGDLLAGSGVVTFDSSGIGDFPVSWPSRAEQANGRTSPEELIAGAHSSCFSMALSHGLAGAGTPPTRLETKADVTFQPGEGITGIHLSVEGRVPGLDQEGFQAAAEEAKKNCPVSQALSGTEITLTAKLA; translated from the coding sequence ATGGCCACCACGCGCCAGGCCCACACCGTCTGGGAGGGCGACCTGCTCGCCGGCTCCGGCGTCGTCACGTTCGACTCCTCCGGCATCGGCGACTTCCCCGTCTCCTGGCCGTCGCGCGCCGAGCAGGCGAACGGCAGGACCAGCCCCGAGGAGCTGATCGCCGGCGCCCACTCCAGCTGCTTCTCCATGGCCCTCTCGCACGGCCTCGCGGGTGCCGGTACACCGCCCACCCGCCTGGAGACCAAGGCCGACGTCACCTTCCAGCCGGGTGAGGGGATCACCGGCATCCACCTGAGCGTCGAGGGCCGGGTCCCCGGTCTCGACCAGGAGGGCTTCCAGGCCGCCGCCGAGGAGGCCAAGAAGAACTGCCCGGTGAGCCAGGCCCTTTCGGGTACGGAGATCACCCTCACGGCAAAGCTCGCGTAG
- the zapE gene encoding cell division protein ZapE translates to MTEAVPLSLCAREPRVPADRLVAEMVPPPRFDSVRFETYVPDPNQPSQAEAVTVLGSFAAGLGGAHATGSGRRRWFSRKPAAPAAPRGVYLDGGYGVGKTHLLASLWHATPAEPALKAFGTFVELTNLVGALGFQQTVATLSGHRLLCIDEFELDDPGDTVLVSTLLGRLVEAGVALAATSNTLPGKLGEGRFASADFLREIQGLSAHFRPLRIDGEDYRHRGLPEAPAPFSDEQVTRAAHATEGASLDGFPELLEHLARVHPSRYGALTDGVRAVCLTGVRPVPDQSTALRLVVLADRLYDREVPVLASGLPFDRLFGEEMLKGGYRKKYYRAISRLTALARDAKGLVAP, encoded by the coding sequence ATGACCGAAGCAGTCCCGCTCTCGCTGTGCGCACGCGAGCCCCGCGTCCCCGCCGACCGCCTGGTCGCGGAGATGGTCCCGCCGCCGCGCTTCGACTCGGTGCGCTTCGAGACGTACGTCCCCGATCCGAACCAGCCCAGCCAGGCCGAGGCGGTCACCGTGCTGGGCTCGTTCGCCGCGGGACTGGGCGGCGCGCACGCCACCGGCAGCGGCAGGCGCCGCTGGTTCTCGCGGAAGCCCGCCGCGCCCGCCGCACCGCGGGGGGTCTATCTGGACGGCGGCTACGGCGTCGGCAAGACCCACCTCCTGGCCTCCCTCTGGCACGCCACACCCGCCGAGCCGGCCCTCAAGGCCTTCGGCACCTTCGTCGAGCTGACGAACCTGGTCGGCGCGCTCGGCTTCCAGCAGACCGTTGCGACCCTGAGCGGCCACCGGCTGCTGTGCATCGACGAGTTCGAGCTGGACGACCCGGGCGACACCGTGCTCGTGTCGACGCTGCTCGGCAGGCTCGTCGAGGCGGGCGTGGCACTGGCGGCGACCTCCAACACCCTGCCCGGCAAGCTCGGCGAGGGCCGCTTCGCCTCCGCCGACTTCCTCCGCGAGATCCAGGGCCTGTCCGCACACTTCCGGCCGCTGCGGATCGACGGCGAGGACTACCGCCACCGCGGCCTGCCCGAAGCGCCCGCGCCGTTCTCGGACGAGCAGGTCACCCGGGCCGCTCACGCCACCGAGGGGGCCTCCCTCGACGGCTTCCCGGAGCTGCTGGAGCACCTCGCGCGAGTGCACCCCAGCCGCTACGGCGCGCTGACGGACGGGGTGCGGGCGGTCTGCCTCACCGGCGTGCGGCCGGTGCCGGACCAGTCGACGGCGCTGCGGCTCGTCGTACTGGCGGACCGGCTCTACGACCGGGAGGTGCCGGTTCTGGCCTCCGGGCTCCCCTTCGACCGGCTGTTCGGTGAGGAGATGCTGAAGGGCGGCTACCGGAAGAAGTACTACCGGGCGATCTCCCGGCTGACGGCACTCGCGCGGGACGCCAAGGGGCTCGTCGCCCCGTAG
- a CDS encoding pyrimidine reductase family protein, which translates to MRRLFPLPDPDDPGGALAAADREWGLAELADAYAYPAADGPWLRANMVSSLDGAAQHDGRSQPLSSDADMRIFGTLRALADAVVVGAETVRQEAYRPARARDAFAERRAAAGQGPAPAVAVVSASLDLDFSLPLFTSPLVPTLVLTGAAAPPERVAAAEEAGAEVIVAGDGTGVDPARAVGALAGRGLRRLLTEGGPRLLGQFVGSGVLDELCLTVSPTLTSGTAQRIAYGSGRAVPERFALVSLLEEAGFLFTRYRRT; encoded by the coding sequence ATGCGACGCCTGTTCCCCCTGCCCGACCCGGACGATCCCGGCGGCGCCCTTGCCGCGGCCGACCGCGAGTGGGGGCTGGCCGAACTGGCCGACGCGTACGCCTATCCGGCCGCGGACGGCCCCTGGCTGCGGGCCAACATGGTCTCGTCCCTCGACGGCGCCGCCCAGCACGACGGGAGGTCGCAGCCGCTGTCGTCCGACGCCGACATGCGGATCTTCGGAACCCTGCGGGCGCTGGCCGACGCCGTGGTCGTCGGTGCCGAGACGGTCCGGCAGGAGGCCTATCGCCCCGCGCGCGCCAGGGACGCCTTCGCCGAGCGCCGCGCGGCCGCCGGACAGGGGCCCGCTCCCGCGGTCGCCGTGGTCAGCGCGAGCCTCGACCTGGACTTCTCGTTGCCCCTCTTCACCTCGCCCCTGGTGCCGACGCTGGTCCTGACCGGCGCGGCCGCACCTCCGGAGCGGGTGGCCGCCGCCGAGGAGGCCGGGGCGGAGGTGATCGTCGCGGGCGACGGGACGGGGGTCGACCCGGCGCGGGCCGTCGGGGCGCTGGCCGGGCGCGGCCTGCGGCGGCTGCTGACGGAGGGAGGGCCGAGGCTCCTGGGTCAGTTCGTCGGATCCGGGGTACTGGACGAGCTGTGCCTGACGGTGTCGCCGACGCTCACCTCCGGTACCGCGCAGCGGATCGCGTACGGATCCGGCCGGGCGGTGCCGGAGCGCTTCGCCCTGGTGTCCCTGCTGGAGGAGGCCGGTTTCCTCTTCACCCGATACCGTCGGACCTGA
- a CDS encoding indole-3-glycerol phosphate synthase has translation MIERPLTATDVEFVTTLHGDEPVSFIVLLQPRGDQADLLLRAIDDVAMGELGEAVREGGEPEGAEARQPAELGLVHSVNALRAAGAEAVGQVVENHPIDKMKTVVGESGADEVIVLTAPHYVEEFFHRDWASRARHKVGVPVLKLFAHSE, from the coding sequence ATGATCGAGAGGCCCCTCACGGCGACCGACGTGGAGTTCGTGACGACGCTGCACGGGGACGAGCCGGTGTCGTTCATCGTGCTCCTGCAGCCCCGCGGCGACCAGGCCGATCTGCTGCTGCGGGCCATCGACGACGTCGCCATGGGCGAACTCGGGGAGGCCGTCCGCGAGGGCGGGGAGCCGGAGGGGGCGGAGGCCCGGCAGCCCGCGGAACTCGGACTCGTGCACTCCGTGAACGCCCTGCGTGCCGCCGGGGCCGAGGCCGTCGGCCAGGTCGTCGAGAACCACCCGATCGACAAGATGAAGACCGTCGTCGGCGAGTCCGGCGCCGACGAGGTGATCGTGCTGACCGCGCCCCACTACGTGGAGGAGTTCTTCCACCGCGACTGGGCCTCCCGCGCCCGGCACAAGGTCGGCGTACCGGTGCTGAAGCTCTTCGCCCACAGCGAATAG
- the murC gene encoding UDP-N-acetylmuramate--L-alanine ligase — MASGIPHAMERPHFIGIGGAGMSGIARILAQRGAKVAGSDARESATAEALRAVGATVHIGHAAEHLADDASCVVVSSAIRADNPELARAAELGVPVVHRSDALAALMRTSRAIAVAGTHGKTTTTSMLAVALTELGLDPSYAIGGDLAGPGTNARHGDGDLFVAEADESDRSFHKYDPDVAIVLNVELDHHANYASMDEIHESFEAFVAKIPAGGTLVVGEHTGARELAARVSGRPDLTVVTVGEDEGADVRIRSITPRGMTSEVAVALPDAGEIVFTVSVPGRHYAHNAVAALAAGVRTGLDPAGLAHALTAYTGVGRRLQLKGEAGGVQVIDSYAHHPTEMTADLEAIRAAAGDRRLLVVFQPHLFSRTRELGTEMGRALALADASVVLDIYPAREDPIPGVTSALIIDAARAAGARVTPVHDHGGVPDAVAGMAAPGDLVLTMGAGDVTDLGPRILARLSD; from the coding sequence ATGGCATCCGGCATCCCCCACGCCATGGAACGGCCGCACTTCATCGGCATCGGCGGCGCCGGAATGTCCGGGATCGCCCGGATCCTCGCCCAGCGGGGTGCCAAGGTCGCGGGCAGTGACGCCAGGGAGTCGGCGACCGCCGAAGCGCTGCGGGCCGTCGGCGCGACCGTGCACATCGGGCACGCCGCCGAGCACCTCGCGGACGACGCCTCCTGCGTCGTCGTCTCCAGTGCCATCCGCGCCGACAACCCCGAGCTGGCCCGCGCCGCCGAACTCGGCGTGCCGGTCGTCCACCGCTCCGACGCGCTCGCGGCGCTGATGCGCACCTCGCGCGCCATCGCGGTGGCCGGCACCCACGGCAAGACCACCACCACGTCGATGCTCGCGGTGGCCCTGACCGAGCTGGGGCTCGACCCCTCGTACGCCATCGGCGGCGATCTCGCCGGGCCCGGTACCAACGCCCGGCACGGCGACGGCGACCTGTTCGTCGCCGAGGCCGACGAGAGCGACCGGAGCTTCCACAAGTACGACCCGGACGTCGCGATCGTCCTCAACGTCGAACTCGACCACCACGCCAACTACGCCTCCATGGACGAGATCCACGAGTCCTTCGAGGCGTTCGTCGCCAAGATCCCGGCGGGCGGGACGCTGGTGGTCGGCGAGCACACGGGGGCCCGCGAACTGGCCGCCCGGGTCTCCGGCCGCCCGGACCTCACCGTCGTCACCGTCGGTGAGGACGAGGGCGCCGACGTCCGGATCCGCTCGATCACCCCCCGCGGCATGACCAGCGAGGTCGCGGTCGCCCTCCCGGACGCCGGGGAGATCGTCTTCACCGTCTCCGTGCCCGGACGGCACTACGCCCACAACGCGGTCGCCGCCCTCGCCGCGGGCGTCCGCACGGGCCTGGACCCGGCCGGGCTGGCCCACGCCCTCACCGCCTACACCGGCGTCGGCCGCCGCCTCCAGCTCAAGGGCGAGGCCGGCGGTGTCCAGGTCATCGACTCCTACGCGCACCACCCCACCGAGATGACCGCCGACCTGGAGGCCATCCGCGCCGCGGCGGGCGACCGGCGGCTGCTCGTCGTCTTCCAGCCCCACCTGTTCTCCCGCACCCGGGAGCTCGGCACCGAGATGGGCCGTGCGCTGGCGCTGGCGGACGCCTCCGTGGTCCTCGACATCTACCCCGCCCGGGAGGACCCGATCCCCGGCGTCACCAGCGCGCTGATCATCGACGCCGCCCGGGCGGCGGGCGCCCGGGTGACCCCCGTCCACGACCACGGCGGCGTCCCGGACGCGGTCGCGGGAATGGCCGCCCCCGGTGATCTGGTTCTCACCATGGGGGCCGGCGATGTGACGGACCTCGGTCCGAGGATCCTGGCCCGCCTGTCGGACTGA
- the msrB gene encoding peptide-methionine (R)-S-oxide reductase MsrB: MAYDVEKPDEQWRAELSPAEYAVLRQAGTEPAFTGEYTDTRTKGVYSCRACGAELFTSGEKFASHCGWPSFYDPKDSDAVELLQDRSYGMVRTEVRCARCGSHLGHVFEGEGYPTPTDQRYCINSISLRLEPDES; this comes from the coding sequence ATGGCCTACGACGTCGAGAAGCCGGACGAGCAGTGGCGCGCGGAGCTGAGCCCCGCGGAGTACGCCGTGCTCCGGCAGGCTGGCACCGAGCCCGCCTTCACCGGCGAGTACACGGACACCAGGACCAAGGGCGTCTACTCCTGCCGGGCGTGCGGCGCGGAACTCTTCACCTCCGGGGAGAAGTTCGCCTCGCACTGCGGCTGGCCGTCCTTCTACGACCCGAAGGACTCCGACGCGGTGGAACTGCTGCAGGACCGGTCGTACGGCATGGTCCGCACCGAGGTGCGGTGCGCGCGCTGCGGCTCGCACCTCGGGCACGTCTTCGAGGGCGAGGGCTACCCGACGCCGACCGACCAGCGGTACTGCATCAACTCGATCTCGCTGCGGCTGGAACC